From a single Rhodospirillaceae bacterium genomic region:
- a CDS encoding NADH:flavin oxidoreductase/NADH oxidase, with amino-acid sequence MTDHLFSPISLGNVGGNLDLPNRIMVAPMCQYSSNEGVATEWHVAHGVSMALSGAGLFVMEATGVNLQGRITPQCLGLFDDESQDAIGRVVSAVREYSDTKIGIQIGHAGRKASTYRPWEHGRGPIFEADGGWATVAPSAIPFADKWPVPKALTQDEMAAIKQDFINTTKRAAELDFDYLEIHSAHGYLLSTFLSSHSNQRDDEYGGDLESRMRYPLEVISAVRAAWPADKPLGVKFNGTNFTDDGWGADEDVIYANALKEAGVSLVTLSGGGVDSGAKIDIRPGYQLEFATAVKANSTMTAASVGMIYDPKQADSIIRNGEADMVSLARAFLFNPRWGLHAAQVLGVEMDWPVQYERGSTKLWAPGAESVAGVG; translated from the coding sequence ATGACGGATCATCTTTTCTCGCCGATTTCCCTCGGTAATGTGGGCGGCAATCTCGACCTTCCCAATCGCATCATGGTCGCCCCCATGTGCCAATACAGTTCCAACGAAGGTGTCGCCACCGAATGGCACGTGGCGCACGGGGTTTCCATGGCCTTGTCCGGGGCAGGCTTGTTTGTGATGGAGGCGACAGGTGTCAACCTGCAAGGCCGCATCACGCCGCAGTGCCTAGGTCTGTTCGATGACGAATCCCAAGACGCCATTGGTCGCGTGGTCAGTGCGGTTCGGGAATACTCTGACACCAAAATCGGCATTCAAATTGGTCACGCCGGGCGCAAGGCGTCGACATATCGCCCCTGGGAACATGGCCGCGGTCCGATCTTTGAGGCCGATGGTGGCTGGGCCACGGTGGCACCTTCCGCCATTCCCTTCGCTGATAAGTGGCCCGTGCCCAAGGCCCTGACTCAAGACGAAATGGCGGCGATCAAACAAGATTTCATCAACACGACGAAGCGCGCAGCCGAACTCGATTTCGATTACTTGGAAATCCATAGTGCCCATGGCTATCTGCTCAGCACCTTCTTGTCGTCGCACAGCAACCAGCGGGACGACGAATATGGCGGCGACCTTGAAAGCCGCATGCGTTACCCGCTCGAAGTTATCAGTGCTGTCCGCGCAGCCTGGCCTGCCGACAAGCCCTTGGGTGTAAAATTTAACGGCACCAACTTCACCGACGATGGCTGGGGAGCCGACGAAGACGTGATCTATGCCAACGCTCTCAAGGAAGCCGGGGTATCTTTGGTGACGCTTTCAGGTGGTGGTGTGGACTCGGGCGCAAAGATCGACATCCGCCCCGGCTATCAGCTTGAATTTGCAACCGCCGTCAAAGCCAACTCTACCATGACGGCAGCCAGTGTCGGTATGATCTACGACCCTAAACAAGCCGACAGCATCATCCGTAACGGAGAAGCCGACATGGTCTCCCTCGCGCGCGCCTTCCTGTTCAACCCAAGATGGGGTCTGCACGCAGCGCAAGTATTGGGTGTAGAGATGGATTGGCCCGTGCAGTATGAGCGGGGGTCTACGAAGTTGTGGGCACCTGGGGCGGAGAGTGTTGCTGGGGTGGGGTAG
- a CDS encoding SDR family oxidoreductase: MSQRTTLIAGATRGIGRAVSDLCHERGDIVVGIARSAAPKDFPGECFQADLMDDASTAAALGEITKKFQVDHMVYNAGIANPQLIEDVDLETFRQTLQINLTACVQVAQAVLPGMRERGYGRLVGISSRAALGRVTRTGYSAAKSAMTGMFRSWALELADEGVTANVIAPGVTATEMLKFNNPDLEVMAQTVPMGRLAEPREIANAIGFFASEEASFITGQTLFVCGGASITSVKV, from the coding sequence ATGAGCCAAAGAACCACCCTCATCGCCGGGGCAACTCGGGGCATTGGTCGTGCGGTTTCTGATTTGTGTCATGAGAGAGGGGACATTGTTGTAGGTATCGCCCGGAGTGCGGCACCCAAGGATTTCCCTGGGGAATGTTTTCAGGCGGACCTTATGGATGACGCCTCAACCGCAGCGGCTCTTGGTGAAATCACCAAAAAATTCCAAGTCGATCATATGGTCTACAACGCCGGCATCGCCAATCCGCAATTGATCGAAGACGTCGACTTGGAAACCTTTCGCCAGACCCTCCAGATCAACCTGACCGCCTGTGTGCAGGTCGCCCAAGCAGTCCTGCCGGGGATGCGCGAACGCGGCTATGGGCGACTTGTGGGGATTTCCAGTCGGGCGGCACTCGGTCGTGTGACCCGCACCGGTTATTCAGCTGCTAAATCTGCCATGACGGGCATGTTCAGGTCCTGGGCGCTGGAATTGGCCGACGAAGGCGTGACGGCGAATGTTATTGCCCCTGGAGTGACGGCAACAGAAATGCTGAAATTCAACAACCCGGACTTAGAGGTTATGGCGCAAACGGTGCCGATGGGGCGCTTGGCGGAGCCGCGTGAAATCGCCAATGCAATTGGTTTTTTTGCTTCCGAGGAAGCTTCATTCATTACTGGCCAGACGCTGTTTGTGTGCGGCGGTGCCAGTATTACAAGCGTAAAAGTATAA
- a CDS encoding 3-hydroxyacyl-CoA dehydrogenase gives MGRGIAQVCAVAGYAVMMHDSFSDVAQEGFEFIQKILARSVEKGRISGDAADEAVARISIVDRLEDMAGCGLVIEAAAEIPDVKKDLFRALDEIVSEDAVLATNTSSLSVTEIAAATRLPERVVGLHFFNPPPLMALVELIYSIKNELQLIDNIEKFVEKIGKIPIRIKDSPGFVVNHVGRALATEAFAILSEGVAEPVDIDRILRDSAGFKMGPFELLDLTGLDISHPVTEQIFAQFYNDPFYRPSEIAEARVAGGVTGRKSRAGFYEYQDGKAVVPSEAAPPEVKDVDIWLDPNAPDHLGKVLSDAGANLIEAFDPPATAVCVVTPIGCDATTAAVELNLDPKRTVAVDTFIGSDTRWTVMTTPLTDPSARDAVWALLASDGAPVTLISDSAGFVTQRVIAMVVNLGCQVAAKGIAAPEDIDTAVKLGLNYPLGPLEWGDQVGPEVVLDILDDMFDFTHDPRYRASPWLRRRVLLGVSLLTPNSLPKS, from the coding sequence ATGGGGCGCGGCATTGCGCAAGTCTGTGCCGTCGCTGGATACGCCGTGATGATGCACGATAGTTTTTCGGATGTGGCCCAAGAAGGCTTTGAATTCATTCAGAAAATTTTGGCTCGGTCGGTTGAGAAGGGACGTATCAGTGGCGACGCAGCGGACGAAGCCGTGGCGCGAATTAGCATCGTGGACAGGCTGGAAGACATGGCGGGCTGTGGGTTGGTGATCGAAGCTGCTGCCGAAATCCCTGATGTAAAGAAAGACCTTTTTCGGGCGCTTGATGAGATCGTTTCTGAAGATGCCGTGCTGGCCACCAACACATCATCGCTCTCCGTCACAGAAATCGCTGCCGCCACGCGTTTGCCGGAACGGGTCGTTGGCCTGCATTTCTTCAATCCACCACCACTTATGGCGCTCGTTGAATTAATATATTCAATTAAGAACGAACTTCAACTAATTGATAATATAGAAAAATTTGTTGAAAAAATTGGAAAAATACCCATTCGGATCAAGGATTCGCCTGGATTCGTCGTCAATCATGTGGGGCGCGCGCTGGCGACGGAGGCGTTTGCGATATTAAGCGAAGGTGTCGCGGAACCTGTTGATATCGACCGAATTCTCCGCGATTCCGCAGGGTTCAAGATGGGGCCATTTGAGCTGTTGGACCTCACCGGGTTGGATATTTCCCATCCAGTGACCGAACAAATATTCGCACAGTTCTACAACGATCCCTTCTATCGACCCTCAGAAATTGCCGAAGCCCGGGTTGCAGGCGGCGTGACAGGCAGAAAATCAAGGGCGGGATTTTATGAGTATCAGGACGGGAAGGCCGTTGTTCCTTCGGAGGCGGCTCCCCCTGAAGTCAAAGACGTTGATATTTGGCTCGATCCAAATGCGCCGGATCATTTGGGCAAAGTTCTTAGCGATGCCGGCGCGAACTTGATTGAGGCTTTTGATCCGCCCGCCACAGCCGTATGCGTGGTCACTCCTATTGGCTGCGATGCGACGACGGCGGCAGTAGAACTGAATTTAGACCCCAAGCGCACAGTCGCTGTTGATACCTTTATCGGCTCTGACACGCGCTGGACGGTGATGACGACGCCCCTGACGGACCCGTCGGCACGGGATGCGGTCTGGGCGTTGTTGGCGTCAGATGGCGCCCCGGTAACGTTAATTTCTGACAGTGCGGGCTTCGTCACCCAACGGGTGATCGCGATGGTGGTCAATCTTGGCTGCCAAGTCGCGGCCAAGGGGATCGCTGCGCCTGAAGATATTGATACCGCCGTAAAGCTCGGCCTGAATTACCCGCTTGGGCCATTGGAGTGGGGCGATCAGGTGGGGCCGGAGGTCGTGCTCGATATTCTGGATGATATGTTCGACTTCACCCATGATCCCCGATATCGTGCCAGCCCCTGGCTGCGCCGGCGGGTCTTGCTTGGTGTATCCTTGCTAACGCCTAATTCTTTGCCTAAATCTTGA
- a CDS encoding enoyl-CoA hydratase has product MPIILTEAPSSGVLLLRFNNPEKLNTLNQEMRDELMRLLDAAAADDDVRAVVMTGDEKAFIAGADLKAFAAADVAEIRSWNHEKFWHDLGVFPKPLIAAVNGYALGGGCEVMLCSDIIIMGEGVKIGLPEITLGFMPGGGASQRLPRAVGKYRAMQMILTGARIGAADALEMELASEVVADDAVLSRALEVAETVAAMPPLATKKVKQAVLMSQEEPFSDAMKQERELFYELMATEDRAEGIQAFFDKRKPVFKGK; this is encoded by the coding sequence GTGCCGATAATTTTGACCGAGGCTCCATCATCTGGAGTGCTGTTGCTGCGGTTTAACAATCCGGAAAAACTTAACACCCTGAACCAGGAAATGCGGGACGAATTGATGCGCCTGTTGGATGCGGCGGCGGCGGACGATGATGTGCGTGCGGTGGTTATGACCGGGGACGAAAAGGCCTTCATCGCGGGCGCTGACCTGAAGGCCTTTGCTGCGGCTGACGTAGCCGAAATCAGATCCTGGAACCATGAGAAATTTTGGCATGACCTTGGTGTGTTTCCAAAGCCCCTGATTGCTGCGGTCAATGGCTATGCCTTGGGCGGCGGGTGTGAGGTCATGCTGTGTTCCGATATTATCATTATGGGCGAAGGCGTAAAGATCGGCCTGCCGGAAATTACCTTGGGTTTCATGCCGGGTGGGGGCGCGTCCCAGCGCCTGCCTCGTGCCGTCGGTAAATATCGCGCCATGCAGATGATCCTGACCGGGGCCCGTATTGGCGCTGCAGATGCCCTGGAGATGGAATTGGCCAGCGAGGTGGTGGCTGATGACGCGGTATTAAGCCGCGCTCTTGAGGTCGCCGAGACCGTCGCGGCCATGCCCCCCTTAGCGACCAAAAAGGTCAAGCAGGCGGTGCTGATGAGCCAGGAAGAGCCGTTTTCCGACGCGATGAAGCAAGAGCGGGAACTGTTTTATGAACTGATGGCGACGGAAGACCGGGCAGAAGGCATCCAAGCCTTCTTCGATAAGCGCAAACCTGTGTTCAAGGGGAAATAG
- a CDS encoding sulfurtransferase TusA family protein translates to MTIELDTQGMNCPLPIVKTKKALKGMSAGEDIKVLATDPGAVADFAAFCRSTGNELVSETEADGVFTFVIQKK, encoded by the coding sequence ATGACCATCGAACTTGATACCCAAGGAATGAACTGCCCGCTTCCCATCGTAAAAACAAAAAAAGCACTAAAAGGAATGAGCGCTGGAGAGGACATTAAGGTTCTGGCGACCGATCCCGGTGCCGTTGCTGACTTTGCAGCGTTCTGCCGCTCAACCGGAAACGAGCTTGTCAGTGAAACTGAAGCGGATGGCGTCTTCACTTTTGTCATTCAAAAGAAGTGA
- a CDS encoding YeeE/YedE family protein produces the protein MSRLLVAAVAGLIFGLGLAVSEMVNPQKVLGFLDVAGNWDPSLALVMGGALLVTGGTFGFILKRPGPLFDVSFHVPTRHDIDAKLLLGAGIFGLGWGIVGLCPGPAIAGLAYGHMGSVWFVLAMFGGFALHRAYNHFF, from the coding sequence ATGAGCCGTCTACTAGTAGCAGCAGTTGCAGGCCTTATCTTCGGACTGGGGCTTGCCGTGTCAGAAATGGTCAATCCGCAAAAGGTTTTGGGGTTTCTGGATGTTGCCGGAAATTGGGACCCCAGCCTCGCCTTGGTCATGGGCGGTGCATTGCTAGTGACAGGCGGAACGTTCGGTTTCATCCTGAAACGTCCAGGGCCTTTGTTTGATGTCAGCTTTCATGTGCCAACGCGGCACGACATTGACGCAAAACTATTGCTGGGCGCGGGAATCTTCGGCCTTGGCTGGGGCATCGTCGGGTTATGCCCGGGGCCAGCTATTGCGGGGCTGGCTTACGGCCACATGGGCTCTGTCTGGTTTGTGTTGGCGATGTTCGGCGGGTTTGCGTTACACCGCGCCTACAATCACTTCTTTTGA
- a CDS encoding YeeE/YedE family protein, with the protein MENFTPFEAILGGVLIGLSSVILLWGNGRIAGVSGIMGGILSRDIGSVTWRILFAMGLIAGVFIYRSAGGALQDIEITSSLLFLLAGGGLVGFGSSLGSGCTSGHGVCGLGRRSGRSLAATMTFMGVAGITVYVTRHLMGAAL; encoded by the coding sequence ATGGAAAATTTTACGCCTTTTGAGGCGATATTAGGTGGCGTTTTAATTGGACTTTCGTCGGTAATATTGTTGTGGGGTAATGGTCGAATTGCGGGAGTCAGCGGCATTATGGGCGGCATTCTTTCGCGCGATATCGGTTCCGTAACCTGGCGCATTTTATTTGCGATGGGATTGATCGCTGGCGTGTTTATCTATCGCTCTGCTGGGGGCGCGCTGCAAGACATTGAGATCACGTCGTCGTTGCTGTTCCTGTTGGCGGGCGGTGGCTTGGTCGGATTTGGTAGCAGTCTTGGCAGTGGCTGCACCAGTGGTCACGGCGTGTGTGGCCTTGGGCGGCGTTCGGGCCGGTCCTTAGCCGCGACCATGACGTTTATGGGGGTCGCAGGCATTACGGTCTATGTGACCCGTCATTTGATGGGAGCCGCGTTATGA
- a CDS encoding diguanylate cyclase yields the protein MMAIGGESGPTLRFLIVEDDADYANYLETMIASVCPTNRGIKRTESAAEAIDLLRGSFFDVCFLDYFLTDGGTGFDVLNGLKDKNLLTAFVFLTMNTKRQTAFEALQLGAMDYLIKAKFDEFELAKCISYALYRKYKEVELQTSALKDSLTGLGNRVLFEENLQMAALQAKRSDENLGVLYIDIDDFKEINDTHGHVAGD from the coding sequence ATGATGGCAATCGGTGGCGAAAGCGGCCCTACGTTGCGCTTCCTCATTGTTGAGGATGACGCAGACTACGCCAATTATTTGGAAACGATGATTGCTAGCGTGTGTCCAACCAATCGTGGCATCAAAAGAACGGAAAGCGCTGCGGAAGCTATTGATCTTTTACGGGGGTCCTTTTTCGATGTTTGCTTTCTGGATTATTTCTTAACCGATGGCGGCACGGGCTTTGACGTGCTCAACGGCCTCAAAGATAAAAATCTACTGACCGCTTTCGTGTTCCTGACGATGAATACCAAACGTCAAACCGCGTTTGAGGCGCTTCAGTTGGGCGCGATGGATTACCTCATAAAAGCCAAGTTTGATGAATTTGAGCTTGCGAAGTGCATTTCTTATGCGCTGTATCGCAAATACAAAGAGGTCGAGCTTCAGACCTCTGCTCTGAAAGATTCCCTGACCGGCTTGGGCAATCGCGTGCTGTTCGAAGAAAACCTTCAGATGGCGGCCTTACAAGCCAAACGCTCGGACGAAAACCTCGGCGTGCTGTACATCGACATCGATGATTTCAAGGAGATCAACGATACGCACGGACACGTTGCTGGGGACTAA
- a CDS encoding GGDEF domain-containing protein has protein sequence MKSISERIVDQTRESDVVARLGGDEFAAVLVRVDKPERVQQIAQNIEQAISSKPYEIDGKMVSVAASVGASVFPNDTSDINELVKTADMRMYGSKKSKKDKKKTDSNVHFYNPVSGDVM, from the coding sequence TTGAAGTCAATCTCGGAACGTATCGTAGATCAAACCAGAGAAAGTGACGTGGTCGCACGGCTGGGCGGTGATGAGTTCGCGGCGGTTCTAGTCCGCGTCGATAAACCTGAGCGCGTTCAACAAATTGCACAAAATATAGAGCAAGCGATCTCCAGCAAGCCTTATGAGATTGACGGAAAGATGGTTTCCGTTGCCGCCAGCGTCGGGGCGTCGGTCTTTCCAAACGATACCTCCGACATCAACGAATTGGTCAAAACCGCTGATATGCGCATGTATGGCAGTAAGAAGTCCAAGAAAGATAAAAAGAAAACCGATTCAAACGTCCATTTTTACAACCCCGTCAGCGGCGATGTAATGTAA
- a CDS encoding NAD(P)/FAD-dependent oxidoreductase: protein MADKYDIIILGGGNAGFGVSAIAHEAGKKIAFIEELDFGGVCPNRGCTPKKVFVAAAHSLHEIELAEVHGITVGEPSLDWAKMVARKDDMIGFLPGAMEGLAGKRGDVFKGTGKFVGPNSIDVNGQVLEGDNIVIATGSKPRPLPIPGAELMITSDEVLSEETQPDEVVFIGGGVIAMEFSHVYARAGTKVTILEVMSRLLPKIEGDAVAAIQAESERIGITVKTDVAVKEIIETNGRLQVAYQDEGGEHTVLADRVVNGAGRVANVDTLDLDAGNVKHDHLAVEIDEYLRSTSNPSVWVCGDSLVTSAQLSPIASYEGRIVGQNIVNGASVKPDYSVIPSCVYTVPALSTVGLTEQEAADQGLDVKVTTNDMHDWFSGKAYAESVAFAKVLVDEKEDKIVGAHMVGHNGEDLIHLFAMAMRHGIAASALKDDIFAFPTFSSDVKNLF, encoded by the coding sequence ATGGCGGACAAGTACGATATTATCATTCTGGGGGGCGGAAACGCCGGGTTTGGTGTTTCCGCAATCGCCCACGAAGCCGGCAAGAAGATCGCCTTTATCGAAGAGCTAGATTTCGGCGGTGTCTGCCCCAACCGGGGCTGCACGCCGAAGAAGGTTTTCGTCGCGGCTGCCCATTCCCTGCATGAAATAGAGCTTGCGGAAGTTCACGGCATCACCGTCGGCGAACCATCGCTGGATTGGGCCAAGATGGTCGCCCGTAAGGATGACATGATCGGCTTCCTTCCGGGGGCCATGGAAGGCTTGGCCGGCAAGCGCGGGGATGTCTTTAAGGGCACAGGCAAGTTCGTCGGCCCTAATTCCATCGACGTAAATGGCCAAGTCCTTGAGGGTGATAATATCGTCATCGCGACAGGCTCAAAGCCGCGCCCGCTGCCGATCCCGGGGGCGGAGTTGATGATCACGTCAGACGAAGTCTTGTCGGAAGAGACCCAACCAGACGAAGTCGTCTTCATCGGCGGTGGCGTCATCGCCATGGAATTCAGCCATGTCTACGCCAGAGCTGGCACCAAGGTCACGATTTTGGAAGTCATGTCGCGCCTTTTGCCGAAGATCGAAGGCGATGCAGTGGCAGCAATCCAGGCCGAAAGCGAACGCATTGGCATTACGGTGAAAACCGACGTCGCAGTCAAAGAGATCATTGAGACGAACGGCAGGCTGCAGGTAGCCTATCAAGACGAAGGCGGCGAACACACAGTGCTCGCTGATCGGGTCGTAAATGGCGCGGGCCGGGTGGCCAACGTCGACACCCTTGATCTGGATGCTGGAAACGTAAAGCACGATCACTTAGCGGTTGAGATTGATGAATATTTGCGCTCGACCTCGAACCCGTCCGTCTGGGTTTGTGGCGATTCATTGGTGACATCAGCTCAACTGTCGCCGATTGCCAGCTACGAAGGCCGGATTGTCGGCCAGAATATTGTAAATGGAGCCTCAGTTAAGCCGGATTACAGTGTTATCCCCAGTTGCGTCTACACCGTGCCCGCGCTCAGCACGGTGGGCCTGACCGAACAAGAAGCCGCAGACCAAGGTCTGGACGTCAAAGTCACCACCAACGACATGCACGACTGGTTTTCAGGCAAGGCTTACGCGGAATCAGTTGCTTTTGCGAAGGTGCTTGTGGATGAGAAAGAAGACAAAATCGTCGGCGCCCACATGGTCGGCCACAACGGCGAAGACCTCATTCACCTGTTCGCCATGGCCATGCGCCACGGAATTGCTGCCAGCGCCCTAAAAGACGACATCTTCGCCTTCCCAACGTTTTCGTCGGATGTGAAGAATTTGTTTTAG
- a CDS encoding DUF1127 domain-containing protein: MTLIAIAYKSNDSKAERLKTLGTKALKGFWSLFHRSKRFDLTGLSDYQLRDLGLRRDQINAISHGGMMPQVSRGSGRVIKADFQGKESLFEVPENRLAA; this comes from the coding sequence ATGACATTAATTGCAATCGCCTATAAATCGAACGATTCAAAGGCAGAACGGCTGAAAACGTTGGGCACAAAGGCCTTAAAAGGGTTTTGGTCTCTGTTTCACCGTTCCAAACGCTTTGATCTGACCGGTTTGTCTGATTACCAACTGCGCGATCTTGGTCTCAGACGGGATCAGATCAATGCAATCAGCCACGGTGGTATGATGCCACAAGTATCTAGAGGCAGTGGGCGCGTGATCAAAGCTGACTTTCAGGGAAAAGAAAGTCTGTTTGAGGTTCCCGAAAACCGACTGGCGGCGTAA
- a CDS encoding DoxX family protein, which produces MANIQSSRFISLIQRILQGEPRWQWAPILLARVSLGAFFAISGWNKLFSAKHGESLLKTMVEAGIPFPEFMSVFLASVECFGGMFLIVGFLSTFCSIALTIAMIVAIVTVEIHHAIPAGLGPLDWLDWFLYLPQVLYVIMFVWLIITGPGPVSVDHMIARRLGVEREDGA; this is translated from the coding sequence ATGGCAAATATTCAGTCCTCAAGATTTATCTCTTTGATCCAACGCATCCTCCAAGGCGAGCCTCGGTGGCAGTGGGCGCCGATATTGCTGGCACGGGTATCTTTGGGCGCGTTCTTTGCGATTTCGGGGTGGAATAAGCTGTTTAGTGCCAAGCATGGCGAAAGCTTGCTCAAGACCATGGTTGAGGCAGGGATCCCGTTTCCTGAGTTCATGTCTGTGTTCTTGGCGTCGGTCGAGTGCTTTGGCGGGATGTTTTTGATTGTTGGGTTTCTGTCGACGTTCTGTTCGATCGCGCTCACCATTGCCATGATCGTCGCCATCGTGACGGTGGAGATTCATCACGCCATTCCGGCGGGCTTGGGGCCTTTGGATTGGCTGGATTGGTTCTTGTACCTGCCACAAGTCCTCTACGTCATTATGTTCGTCTGGTTGATTATTACCGGCCCTGGTCCAGTGAGTGTTGATCACATGATCGCCCGGCGGTTGGGGGTCGAGAGAGAGGACGGGGCGTAG
- a CDS encoding winged helix-turn-helix transcriptional regulator: MSDQDPMPAEILQPGDCVSYRLRRAARTAARFYDMALKPCGLRNTQFTLLASLRRFKEANIGDLSEALAIDGTTLTRNLNLLVKKGLVENFGMDDGRVRNLRLSELGNAMFEEALPLWQEAQHQVLVALEPEPWYVLRAQLGKIEVACNPER; this comes from the coding sequence ATGAGTGATCAAGACCCCATGCCTGCGGAAATTTTACAGCCGGGAGATTGCGTCAGTTATCGGCTTCGTCGGGCAGCTCGTACAGCTGCAAGATTTTACGATATGGCTTTAAAACCGTGTGGTTTACGGAATACCCAATTTACCCTTTTGGCCTCGCTCCGGCGGTTTAAGGAAGCCAACATTGGTGATTTATCTGAAGCTTTGGCGATCGATGGCACGACCCTAACCCGCAATTTGAACTTACTTGTGAAAAAGGGCTTAGTTGAAAATTTTGGGATGGACGATGGGCGGGTTAGAAACCTTCGTCTTTCTGAACTGGGCAATGCAATGTTTGAGGAGGCTTTGCCGCTGTGGCAGGAGGCACAACACCAAGTTCTCGTCGCTCTGGAGCCGGAACCTTGGTACGTGTTAAGGGCGCAACTTGGTAAGATTGAAGTCGCCTGTAATCCCGAACGATAA
- a CDS encoding response regulator: protein MNSTDLSTLKILVIDNEAHMRTLIIRVLSDLGVKSVMEAEDGNFGLEAVRRSRGEFDIIICDLDMPELDGFGFVKALRQSPNPKHKDIPVLIVSGHGDMANIQEVVKAGIHGFVTKPISRQSLELRLTAALNSPPIDPTRLKK from the coding sequence ATGAATTCTACGGACCTATCCACATTGAAGATCTTGGTGATCGATAATGAGGCGCACATGCGTACATTGATCATTCGAGTCTTGAGCGATCTTGGGGTCAAAAGCGTTATGGAAGCGGAAGATGGCAACTTCGGGCTTGAGGCTGTTCGCCGGTCGCGCGGCGAATTTGACATTATAATTTGCGATTTGGATATGCCGGAACTAGACGGTTTCGGTTTTGTTAAAGCCCTACGTCAGTCACCGAACCCCAAACATAAGGACATTCCCGTTCTGATCGTATCTGGACACGGTGACATGGCCAATATTCAGGAAGTCGTAAAAGCGGGCATTCATGGGTTTGTCACCAAGCCCATTTCGAGGCAGTCGCTGGAACTCAGGCTGACCGCTGCGCTGAATTCTCCTCCCATCGACCCAACCCGTTTGAAGAAATAG
- a CDS encoding cupin domain-containing protein: MALNVRRVITGHDKAGKAVVVFDDANKYQSSRRPNMSRQLIWTTEELPIKIEENGEDNGAREIATTIPGGSVFRVIEYLPGVTPRNHRTDSIDYAVVISGEIDMEMDDTVVHLKAGDVLVQRATIHNWVNNGTEPCVIAFVLISSEGETAVG; this comes from the coding sequence ATGGCACTAAATGTACGAAGGGTTATCACTGGCCACGATAAAGCCGGCAAGGCCGTGGTGGTTTTCGACGACGCCAATAAATACCAAAGCAGCCGCCGTCCCAATATGAGCCGCCAGTTGATCTGGACCACGGAAGAACTACCCATCAAGATCGAAGAGAACGGCGAAGACAACGGTGCCCGAGAGATCGCAACGACCATCCCTGGGGGATCAGTCTTTCGGGTCATCGAATACCTCCCCGGCGTCACGCCGCGCAATCACCGCACCGACAGCATTGATTACGCGGTGGTTATCTCCGGCGAAATTGATATGGAAATGGATGATACTGTTGTGCATTTGAAAGCTGGCGACGTTTTGGTCCAGCGGGCAACGATTCACAATTGGGTCAACAACGGCACTGAACCCTGCGTCATCGCCTTCGTGCTGATCAGTTCAGAGGGCGAAACGGCGGTCGGCTAG